One window of Deinococcus malanensis genomic DNA carries:
- the gatB gene encoding Asp-tRNA(Asn)/Glu-tRNA(Gln) amidotransferase subunit GatB — translation MSYQAVIGLEVHLQLKTRTKIFSSCPAEYHGAEANTFTDPLTLGLPGTLPTLNREAVELAMMFGLSLNCDVSGFTQFHRKNYFYPDAPKNFQLSQYDRPIARDGYLDIGAERVRIKRAHLEDDAGKLTHPTYAPYSLLDLNRAGTPLIEMVTEADITGAEQARAFLETVQAIAQALGVSDATPEEGKMRCDVNISLHRPGEPWGTKVEVKNLNSFRSVSRAIEYEAARQARVLGAGGQITQDTMGWDEGGQKTFLMRTKEGEADYRYFPEPDLPPLDITPEWIECVRARMPELPAQKRERYLTAGVRAADAQTLSLNVALSRFYDQALQPDNGSARPDAQKLANWLLTEVAGHLAAQEQSIAQSSLRPADLAALVRLIDAGTIGGRVAKDLLPEVMGGQNPEQLVRERGLSVVTDTAAIDAAIDAAMAADPGTVEKVRAGNTKAMNALFGPVMKAMGGQAKPEVVRERLTRKLGL, via the coding sequence ATGTCGTACCAGGCGGTCATCGGGCTGGAAGTGCACCTGCAACTCAAGACCCGCACGAAGATATTCAGTTCCTGTCCGGCGGAGTACCATGGCGCCGAGGCCAACACGTTCACAGACCCGCTGACGCTGGGGCTGCCGGGCACGCTGCCGACCCTCAACCGCGAGGCGGTGGAACTGGCCATGATGTTCGGCCTGAGTCTGAACTGCGACGTGTCAGGCTTCACGCAGTTTCACCGCAAGAACTACTTCTACCCGGACGCGCCCAAGAACTTCCAGCTCTCGCAATACGACCGGCCCATCGCCCGTGACGGCTATCTGGACATTGGCGCAGAGCGTGTGCGCATCAAGCGTGCCCATCTGGAGGACGACGCCGGAAAGCTGACGCACCCCACCTACGCGCCCTACAGCCTGCTGGACCTCAACCGCGCCGGAACGCCACTGATTGAAATGGTCACGGAGGCCGACATCACCGGTGCGGAGCAGGCCCGGGCCTTCCTGGAAACCGTGCAGGCCATCGCCCAGGCCCTGGGGGTCAGCGACGCCACCCCCGAGGAAGGCAAGATGCGCTGCGACGTGAACATCAGCCTGCACCGGCCCGGGGAGCCCTGGGGCACCAAGGTGGAGGTCAAGAACCTCAATTCCTTCCGCAGCGTCTCGCGCGCCATCGAGTACGAGGCGGCCCGTCAGGCGCGTGTGCTCGGTGCCGGCGGGCAGATCACCCAGGACACCATGGGCTGGGACGAGGGCGGGCAGAAGACCTTTCTGATGCGCACCAAGGAAGGCGAGGCCGATTACCGCTACTTCCCCGAGCCGGACCTGCCGCCACTGGACATCACGCCCGAGTGGATCGAGTGCGTGCGCGCACGCATGCCCGAGCTGCCGGCCCAGAAGCGCGAGCGGTACCTGACGGCGGGCGTGCGCGCTGCTGACGCCCAGACCCTGAGCCTGAATGTGGCGCTCTCGCGCTTCTATGATCAGGCGCTGCAACCTGATAACGGTAGCGCGCGGCCCGACGCCCAGAAGCTCGCCAACTGGCTGCTCACCGAAGTGGCCGGCCACCTGGCCGCGCAGGAGCAGAGCATCGCGCAGTCCAGCCTGAGGCCCGCGGATCTCGCGGCCCTGGTGCGGCTGATCGACGCCGGCACCATCGGCGGGCGGGTGGCCAAGGACCTGCTGCCCGAGGTGATGGGGGGCCAGAATCCCGAGCAGCTGGTGCGGGAACGTGGCCTGAGCGTCGTGACCGATACGGCGGCAATTGACGCGGCGATCGACGCGGCCATGGCGGCCGATCCGGGAACGGTGGAAAAGGTCCGTGCCGGCAACACCAAGGCCATGAACGCCCTGTTCGGCCCGGTGATGAAGGCCATGGGCGGCCAGGCCAAACCCGAGGTCGTGCGCGAGAGACTGACCCGGAAACTGGGCCTGTGA
- a CDS encoding carbohydrate kinase family protein produces MKPLVSLGDLAWDVLAKPDSMLLPGGDTTGRLELSGGGSAANLAVWAQRSGHPATFIGKIGRDHFGELAMAELRAEGVEAEVIASQEHPTGVILALIDRRGQRAMLTSQGADWELLPGELPVATLEGAGHLHLTAWSLFRDPPRGAALHAAQLAKAAGATLSLDPGSFQMIQQMGRETFLQVVDGVPFDVIFPNDDEARAMSGEREHSRALSWLRERYPEALVVLKMDEEGALLEGPTTPRTHVPATPDSAIDATGAGDAFGGAFLASWLQHRDPVRAAQLAVQVGGWVVARFGARPAADADLRARLQAVLA; encoded by the coding sequence GTGAAGCCGCTGGTGTCGCTGGGCGATCTGGCCTGGGACGTGCTGGCCAAACCCGACTCCATGCTGCTGCCGGGTGGCGACACGACCGGCCGCCTGGAGCTGTCCGGGGGCGGCAGCGCCGCAAATCTTGCAGTCTGGGCACAGCGCTCCGGGCACCCGGCCACCTTTATCGGCAAAATCGGCCGTGATCATTTCGGTGAACTGGCCATGGCGGAGTTGCGTGCCGAGGGCGTGGAGGCCGAAGTGATCGCCAGCCAGGAGCATCCCACCGGGGTGATTCTGGCGCTGATCGACCGGCGGGGCCAGCGCGCCATGCTGACCAGCCAGGGCGCCGACTGGGAACTGCTTCCGGGTGAGCTTCCCGTGGCGACCCTGGAAGGCGCGGGCCACCTGCACCTGACAGCCTGGAGTCTGTTCCGTGATCCGCCGCGCGGCGCGGCGCTGCATGCCGCCCAGCTGGCCAAGGCCGCGGGCGCGACCCTCAGCCTGGACCCGGGCAGCTTCCAGATGATCCAGCAGATGGGCCGCGAGACCTTCCTGCAGGTGGTGGACGGCGTGCCTTTTGACGTGATTTTCCCTAACGACGACGAGGCGCGAGCCATGAGTGGCGAGCGCGAGCACAGCCGGGCCCTGAGCTGGCTGCGTGAGCGGTACCCGGAGGCCCTGGTGGTATTGAAAATGGACGAGGAAGGCGCATTGCTTGAAGGCCCGACGACCCCCCGGACCCACGTGCCGGCCACCCCGGACAGCGCGATCGACGCGACCGGTGCCGGTGACGCTTTCGGCGGCGCTTTTCTGGCCAGCTGGTTGCAGCATCGCGATCCGGTGCGTGCCGCGCAACTGGCGGTGCAGGTGGGCGGCTGGGTGGTGGCGCGCTTCGGGGCGCGACCTGCCGCCGATGCGGATCTGCGTGCCCGGCTGCAGGCGGTGCTGGCGTGA
- the mltG gene encoding endolytic transglycosylase MltG, with protein sequence MTRLQKRGMPLWAKLLLVLLLLLVLGAAGAFMYVRNLMAPAGGGTYTLEVKPGDTLSAVSRTLQERKIVKNADALRLLMRQNGTAGSLKEGLYDLNGQMDLSQVAAKLAGPARIPTVNVTIPEGRRIKDLPAIFARAGFDAVAVRAALNDPTLSPYTKGKQPNLEGFVFPATYEFRPKETPRKVVQTLLDRMNTEFTPENVARAKALGLGVRDWVILGSMVQAEAANDSEMPIIAGVFLNRLRDGIALGSDPTVAYGLGKDLPELDRSAGDFTKDTPYNTYTRGGLPAGPINNPGQAALSSILNSKRKLADGRDAVYFLHADNGKIYVNHSYAEHLRDNARYR encoded by the coding sequence GTGACCCGGCTGCAAAAGCGCGGCATGCCGCTATGGGCCAAGCTGCTGCTGGTCTTACTGCTGTTGCTGGTGCTGGGGGCGGCGGGGGCGTTCATGTACGTGCGCAACCTGATGGCCCCGGCCGGCGGGGGCACCTATACCCTGGAGGTGAAACCGGGAGACACCCTTTCGGCGGTTTCGCGGACCCTGCAGGAGCGCAAGATCGTGAAAAATGCCGACGCCCTGAGGCTGCTGATGCGTCAGAACGGCACGGCCGGGAGCCTCAAGGAAGGACTGTATGACCTGAACGGTCAGATGGATCTGTCGCAGGTGGCCGCCAAGCTGGCTGGTCCGGCGCGAATTCCCACCGTCAACGTCACCATTCCTGAGGGGCGTCGTATCAAGGACCTGCCGGCCATCTTTGCGCGTGCGGGCTTTGACGCAGTGGCGGTGCGCGCCGCCCTGAATGACCCGACCCTGAGCCCCTACACCAAGGGCAAGCAGCCGAACCTGGAGGGCTTCGTGTTTCCGGCGACCTATGAGTTCCGCCCCAAGGAAACGCCGCGCAAGGTCGTCCAGACCCTGCTTGACCGCATGAACACCGAGTTCACGCCGGAAAACGTGGCGCGCGCCAAGGCCCTTGGCCTGGGGGTGCGTGACTGGGTCATTCTGGGCAGCATGGTGCAGGCCGAGGCCGCCAACGACAGCGAGATGCCCATTATTGCCGGGGTGTTCCTGAACCGTCTGCGTGACGGCATTGCGCTGGGCAGCGACCCGACGGTGGCGTACGGCCTGGGTAAGGATCTGCCGGAGCTTGACCGCAGCGCGGGCGACTTCACCAAGGACACGCCCTACAACACCTACACCCGCGGCGGGCTGCCGGCGGGACCGATCAACAACCCGGGTCAGGCCGCACTCAGCAGCATCCTGAACTCCAAGCGTAAGCTGGCAGACGGCCGGGACGCGGTGTATTTCCTCCATGCTGACAATGGCAAGATCTACGTCAATCACAGCTATGCCGAGCACCTGCGCGACAACGCCCGTTACCGCTGA
- a CDS encoding 2Fe-2S iron-sulfur cluster-binding protein, producing MTITVSGFGEVQAQQGERLVLALERGGVDVLHRCGGVARCTTCRVSFEEGEPDSMTVAEYDKLTEKGLLGTARLSCQIECAPGMSVTPLQTASSSGLEPGKAPATNIEPEPQWTTRPGSSTEG from the coding sequence ATGACGATTACGGTAAGCGGCTTCGGAGAGGTTCAGGCGCAGCAGGGCGAGCGGCTGGTGCTGGCGCTGGAGCGCGGCGGGGTGGACGTGCTGCACCGCTGCGGCGGGGTGGCCCGCTGCACCACCTGCCGGGTGTCTTTCGAGGAAGGCGAACCGGACTCCATGACCGTCGCGGAATACGACAAGCTGACAGAAAAAGGCCTGCTGGGCACCGCGAGGCTGTCCTGCCAGATCGAATGTGCCCCGGGCATGAGCGTAACGCCCCTGCAGACGGCAAGTTCCAGCGGCCTGGAGCCCGGCAAGGCGCCCGCGACCAACATCGAGCCCGAGCCGCAGTGGACCACCCGTCCAGGCTCGTCCACCGAAGGCTGA
- a CDS encoding adenine deaminase: MTEWAKTETLEDRRRLVRVARGLEEGDLLVRGARVAQPVTREILEADVLIAAGRVAALGGAGDGLQAARVVEARGACLAPGFIDGHVHIESSLLTPAGFARAVLPRGTTGVVAEPHEVVNVLGPQGLAWMLEAGRRSGLRVWASAPSCVPASEFELGGARVGVAEVRQMLSQPGVLGLAEMMNYPGVLGGDKEVWAVIQAGRTSGRRLDGHAAGVRGRDLQAYAAAGLHSDHEATTPEEARERLRAGLWLMVREGSAARNLQALLPVLRERPRRAMLVSDDVSVDELLELGHLDRLLRVCVAGGLDPLDALALVTCNPAEYWGLHDVGLVAPGHLADFVLLRDLQDFEVLETFVGGTEAQPGELTPPLAGGGVHLGQGWDTASFEVPAGWPVLGIQAEQITTARAPEGSGDARLVVADRYGRGEWSACWTAGSGLTGGTLGISVLHDAHHAAFLGGTDRDIQVAGRALETLGGGLVVVADGEVRASLPLPFAGLMTGQAPQEAAAGLARVTAATRALGCTLPYPVTTLSFLGLTVIPALKLTPRGLLDVEAWRLVPGS; the protein is encoded by the coding sequence ATGACGGAGTGGGCCAAGACCGAGACCCTGGAGGACCGCCGGCGGCTGGTGCGCGTGGCGCGCGGCCTGGAAGAGGGAGACCTGCTCGTGCGCGGCGCGCGGGTGGCGCAGCCGGTCACGCGGGAGATTTTGGAAGCCGACGTGCTGATTGCCGCCGGCCGGGTGGCCGCCCTGGGCGGCGCGGGAGACGGCCTGCAGGCCGCGCGAGTGGTCGAAGCACGCGGAGCCTGTCTGGCGCCCGGCTTCATTGACGGGCACGTGCACATCGAGTCGAGTCTGCTGACCCCTGCCGGGTTTGCGCGGGCGGTGCTGCCACGGGGCACGACAGGCGTGGTGGCCGAGCCGCATGAGGTGGTCAACGTCCTTGGCCCGCAGGGCCTGGCATGGATGCTGGAAGCCGGGCGCCGCAGCGGACTGCGGGTGTGGGCCTCGGCGCCGTCTTGTGTGCCAGCCAGCGAATTCGAACTTGGAGGTGCGCGGGTTGGGGTGGCCGAAGTCCGGCAGATGCTGTCGCAGCCCGGCGTGCTGGGTCTGGCCGAAATGATGAATTACCCGGGTGTCCTGGGCGGGGACAAGGAGGTCTGGGCCGTGATACAGGCCGGGCGCACATCTGGGCGCCGGCTCGACGGCCACGCGGCAGGAGTGCGTGGCCGCGACCTGCAGGCCTACGCCGCCGCCGGACTGCACTCGGACCACGAGGCCACCACGCCCGAAGAGGCGCGCGAACGGCTGCGGGCGGGCCTATGGCTGATGGTCCGCGAGGGTTCCGCGGCGCGCAACCTGCAGGCGCTGCTGCCTGTGCTCCGCGAACGCCCCCGACGCGCGATGCTGGTCAGCGACGACGTCAGCGTAGACGAGCTGCTGGAGCTGGGACACCTGGACCGGCTGTTACGTGTGTGTGTGGCCGGCGGCCTGGACCCCCTGGACGCACTGGCGCTGGTGACCTGCAACCCTGCCGAGTACTGGGGACTGCACGACGTGGGTCTGGTCGCCCCGGGTCACCTGGCGGATTTCGTGCTGCTGCGTGACCTGCAGGACTTCGAGGTGCTGGAGACCTTCGTGGGGGGCACCGAGGCCCAGCCCGGCGAACTGACACCTCCACTTGCCGGCGGCGGCGTGCATCTTGGTCAGGGCTGGGACACCGCCAGCTTCGAGGTGCCCGCCGGCTGGCCTGTCCTGGGCATTCAGGCCGAGCAGATCACCACGGCGCGCGCGCCGGAAGGCAGTGGAGACGCCCGGCTGGTGGTGGCTGACCGCTATGGCCGCGGGGAATGGTCGGCCTGCTGGACGGCCGGGTCCGGCCTGACTGGCGGCACCCTGGGCATTAGCGTGCTGCATGACGCCCACCATGCCGCGTTCCTGGGTGGAACAGACAGAGACATCCAGGTGGCTGGGCGCGCCCTTGAAACCCTGGGAGGTGGTCTTGTGGTGGTGGCTGACGGTGAGGTCCGCGCGAGCCTGCCACTGCCCTTCGCCGGCCTGATGACCGGTCAGGCGCCGCAGGAAGCTGCCGCAGGGCTGGCGCGTGTCACCGCAGCGACCCGTGCGCTGGGCTGCACCCTGCCCTACCCGGTGACCACCCTGAGTTTTCTGGGCCTGACCGTGATTCCCGCCCTGAAGCTCACGCCGCGCGGCCTGCTGGATGTCGAGGCCTGGCGGCTGGTCCCCGGAAGCTGA